The genomic region AGTCCTACTCCCGGTAGTTTCATCAAATCATTTTGATCTGCCGGGACGGCTCCTCCATATTCCTTAAGCAACACCTTTGAAATGCTTATGATATTTTCAGCTTTTCGTCTGTAAAATCCACAGGGATAAATCAACCTTGAGATCTTTTCCATGCCCAAGGCGAGCATTTCCTGGGGAGTTTTTGCTTTTGCAAAGAGTCTGTGAGAAGCTTGAAGGGTAACAGTATCCTTTGTCCTGAGAGATAAAAGCGTTGAAATCAGGACAAGGAAGGGATCTCTGTCCGTTTCAATGGCAACGGTTGAAACAG from Spirochaetia bacterium harbors:
- a CDS encoding endonuclease III, encoding MPSVSTVAIETDRDPFLVLISTLLSLRTKDTVTLQASHRLFAKAKTPQEMLALGMEKISRLIYPCGFYRRKAENIISISKVLLKEYGGAVPADQNDLMKLPGVGLKTANLTLNLGFGIDAICVDCHVHQIANRMGWVQTKTPEETERALRKIMPKKYWISLNELLVTYGQHICLSISPRCSLCSEQTSCPKIGVTHSR